In Fibrobacter sp. UWB2, one DNA window encodes the following:
- a CDS encoding cell division protein FtsQ/DivIB, with product MFGRRIGYNERKRKRKRARMRRMRIANAVRWFKRKGWVLTLLLVIAAVALWQSRFYLHQINPLELRHLQYIEIEGNRMLSWEDVVQSAQVETGMLMSELDADSVKKSLLQIPLIHSAEVESKFPSSLYIKLQEASPILSVLEDGKGTVYSERGLSLPMSMMTALRLPILESESVGKVKQVAQFLFAMRKEDKPLYDRVSQVGWSEKDRAFEVFFKDAGFRVMFPESNWDKDLFTLYDAVGKGFRKDLLCAGEVDMRFHGFAYLKNFDKRCING from the coding sequence ATGTTCGGTCGACGGATCGGATACAACGAACGCAAGCGCAAGCGTAAGCGTGCCCGTATGAGACGGATGCGCATTGCCAATGCTGTTCGTTGGTTCAAGCGCAAGGGCTGGGTCTTGACTCTGCTCCTTGTCATTGCTGCCGTCGCACTGTGGCAAAGTCGTTTCTATCTGCACCAGATCAACCCGCTTGAACTTAGGCATTTGCAGTACATCGAAATCGAAGGCAATCGCATGCTTTCTTGGGAAGATGTCGTGCAGAGCGCTCAGGTGGAAACGGGTATGCTCATGTCGGAACTGGATGCCGACTCTGTGAAGAAATCCCTCTTGCAGATTCCGCTGATCCACTCCGCCGAAGTCGAGAGCAAGTTCCCGTCTTCGCTCTACATCAAGCTTCAGGAAGCGTCCCCGATTTTGTCCGTACTCGAAGATGGCAAGGGTACGGTCTACTCCGAAAGAGGCCTTTCGCTCCCGATGTCGATGATGACTGCGCTCCGCTTGCCGATTCTTGAAAGTGAATCGGTGGGGAAGGTAAAACAGGTGGCACAGTTCCTGTTTGCAATGCGTAAGGAAGACAAGCCCCTTTATGACCGCGTGTCGCAAGTGGGCTGGTCCGAGAAGGACAGGGCATTCGAAGTGTTCTTCAAGGATGCCGGATTCCGCGTGATGTTTCCGGAATCGAATTGGGATAAGGATTTGTTTACTTTGTACGATGCTGTCGGAAAGGGCTTTAGAAAAGATCTCCTTTGCGCTGGCGAGGTCGATATGAGATTTCATGGATTTGCGTATTTAAAAAACTTTGATAAGAGGTGTATCAATGGATGA
- the ftsA gene encoding cell division protein FtsA, which produces MDDNKQLVKKEDYIFGLDIGASKVNLFVGISEGETVRVVECGDFPLESSDEYDSVVETLQKSVHMLESSAGVDVRDVYVGIAGKHVSSFSYKGLVTLPTNEVRDEDIINVQRQASTLPDKAGEIIHIFPGEYTLDDRTGIRNPKGYSGRRLGVEVQVVTSRPNALQDIAKCVNRAGLNLAGFVLEPLAAASAVLSDDERELGVALIDIGAGSADVAVFVKDSVRYTASLDIAGNVITSDISKCLKVPVSLTKAEEIKKKYGTCSLNNLIEDETFPVPGVGDRGEVLCSRKLLAQIITARVAEIFKLLAKDLEKHHLDTVIDGGIVLTGGCCNLAGIEDIAAKVFKKPVHIGKPRGTSGIQEAFQNPSYATGIGLLYYANKKHRERKQRDTDTQLLVTVKKGVQRIRDFIKTYF; this is translated from the coding sequence ATGGATGACAATAAGCAATTAGTCAAAAAAGAGGACTACATTTTCGGGCTCGATATCGGTGCCTCGAAAGTGAACTTGTTCGTTGGCATCTCGGAAGGCGAAACCGTCCGAGTCGTGGAATGCGGTGACTTTCCGCTGGAATCGTCTGACGAATACGATTCTGTCGTCGAAACTTTGCAGAAGTCTGTCCATATGCTTGAATCATCGGCAGGTGTCGATGTGCGCGATGTCTACGTAGGCATTGCAGGGAAGCATGTGTCTTCCTTCAGCTATAAGGGTCTCGTTACGCTTCCGACAAACGAAGTCCGCGATGAAGATATCATCAATGTCCAGCGTCAGGCAAGTACGCTGCCGGACAAGGCTGGCGAAATCATCCATATTTTCCCGGGTGAATATACGCTTGATGACAGAACGGGCATCCGCAATCCTAAAGGCTATTCTGGCCGTCGCCTCGGAGTTGAAGTTCAGGTGGTTACCTCACGCCCGAACGCTCTCCAGGATATCGCAAAATGCGTGAACCGCGCTGGCCTCAACTTGGCGGGCTTTGTTCTCGAACCGCTCGCTGCCGCATCTGCCGTGCTGTCCGATGATGAACGCGAACTCGGCGTCGCATTGATTGACATTGGCGCAGGTTCTGCGGACGTGGCTGTATTTGTCAAGGATTCCGTGCGCTATACGGCGTCGCTCGACATTGCAGGCAATGTTATTACAAGTGACATCAGCAAGTGCCTCAAGGTTCCGGTTTCTCTGACGAAGGCCGAAGAAATCAAGAAAAAGTATGGCACCTGCTCGCTCAACAATTTGATTGAAGATGAAACATTCCCGGTCCCAGGTGTGGGTGACCGCGGAGAAGTTCTTTGTTCTCGTAAGCTTTTGGCACAAATTATTACTGCTCGCGTTGCAGAAATCTTCAAGCTCTTGGCCAAGGATTTGGAAAAGCACCACCTCGACACCGTCATTGATGGCGGCATTGTCCTCACGGGTGGCTGCTGCAACCTTGCCGGCATCGAAGATATTGCAGCTAAAGTATTCAAGAAGCCTGTCCATATCGGTAAGCCGAGAGGCACGAGCGGCATTCAGGAAGCTTTCCAGAATCCGTCTTATGCAACAGGCATTGGCCTCTTGTACTACGCGAACAAGAAACATCGCGAAAGAAAACAGCGTGACACGGATACCCAGTTGCTTGTCACTGTGAAGAAGGGCGTCCAGCGCATTCGCGACTTCATCAAGACTTACTTTTAA
- the ftsZ gene encoding cell division protein FtsZ — protein sequence MSDFANINFEAMSRITGDDTPTRNAKVKVFGVGGAGGNTVNRMKQMNIEGVEYYAINTDAMALDQSLADHKILIGEKSTRNLGAGMDPEMGRKAVEENIDDLKKAMMGADLVFVTAGMGGGTGTGAAPIVATVARELGILTVAVVTKPFRFEGNVRNSLAQNGVRALREAADTIIVIENKKLLNLIQNTNKSATVDEAFKMADEILGNAVQSICSIMFRHGLVHVDFADIRKVMLKGGSALMGTGTAEGEGRGVAAADAALSSPLLEDIDIQGASGVLINVSHGENYSLLEHNEAMEHIYDAVGEEGNPNIIVGDITLPELGDKVCITIIATGCGGSNNAAAVNYAGIGTAAYQMNQAQAQYQAPAAPVQAATPRPTTNFLALAGRNTAAMPTAAMPTASMPATPTVATPAVTQRVVPATAPAAPSYTAPQNSYTNTVRQAAPVNAAAAMFAPASSFASPSFDAKASYTEETVATTKSIRETEEMPGAAEADPLSNGNYASSYKQESHPAQTEQVNTVDYATPAYMRSQKGSEDALKESNVDYDLPAFMRMNDLF from the coding sequence ATGAGTGACTTTGCAAATATCAATTTCGAGGCTATGTCTCGTATCACGGGTGATGACACTCCAACCAGAAATGCCAAGGTGAAGGTCTTTGGCGTCGGCGGTGCCGGCGGCAATACTGTGAACCGCATGAAGCAGATGAATATTGAAGGTGTAGAATACTACGCCATCAATACTGACGCTATGGCTCTGGACCAGAGTCTCGCCGACCACAAGATCCTTATCGGTGAAAAGAGCACGAGAAATCTCGGTGCTGGCATGGATCCGGAAATGGGTCGCAAGGCTGTCGAAGAAAACATCGACGACTTGAAGAAGGCCATGATGGGTGCGGACCTTGTGTTCGTTACCGCAGGTATGGGCGGTGGTACCGGTACGGGTGCAGCTCCGATTGTTGCTACTGTTGCACGTGAACTCGGAATCCTTACGGTCGCCGTTGTCACAAAGCCGTTCCGCTTTGAAGGTAACGTCCGTAATTCCTTGGCTCAGAATGGCGTCCGCGCTCTCCGCGAAGCCGCCGATACGATCATCGTTATCGAAAACAAGAAGCTCTTGAACCTCATCCAGAACACGAACAAGAGTGCTACTGTTGACGAAGCCTTCAAGATGGCTGACGAAATCCTCGGTAACGCAGTGCAGAGCATCTGCAGCATCATGTTCCGTCACGGCCTCGTGCACGTTGACTTTGCTGATATCCGCAAGGTTATGCTCAAGGGTGGTTCCGCTCTTATGGGTACGGGTACTGCAGAAGGCGAAGGCCGCGGTGTTGCCGCTGCCGATGCAGCCCTCTCTTCTCCGCTTCTCGAAGATATCGACATCCAGGGTGCTTCTGGCGTGCTCATCAACGTTTCTCACGGCGAAAACTACTCCTTGCTCGAACACAACGAAGCAATGGAACACATTTACGACGCTGTGGGCGAAGAAGGCAACCCGAACATCATCGTCGGTGATATCACTCTTCCGGAACTTGGCGACAAGGTTTGCATCACCATCATCGCAACGGGTTGCGGTGGCTCTAACAATGCCGCTGCCGTGAACTACGCTGGTATCGGTACCGCTGCTTACCAGATGAACCAGGCCCAGGCTCAGTATCAGGCCCCGGCTGCTCCGGTGCAGGCTGCTACTCCGCGCCCGACCACGAACTTCCTCGCTCTTGCTGGCCGTAACACGGCTGCCATGCCGACTGCCGCAATGCCGACCGCCTCTATGCCTGCAACTCCGACGGTTGCTACTCCGGCTGTCACGCAGCGCGTTGTCCCGGCTACCGCTCCGGCAGCTCCGTCTTACACGGCTCCGCAGAACTCCTACACGAACACGGTTCGCCAGGCTGCTCCGGTGAATGCGGCTGCTGCAATGTTCGCTCCGGCTTCTTCTTTCGCTTCCCCGAGCTTCGATGCCAAGGCAAGCTACACTGAAGAAACTGTTGCTACGACAAAGAGCATTCGTGAAACGGAAGAAATGCCGGGTGCTGCTGAAGCAGATCCGCTTTCTAACGGCAACTATGCAAGCTCTTACAAGCAGGAATCTCACCCGGCTCAGACCGAACAGGTGAACACTGTTGATTATGCTACTCCGGCTTACATGCGTAGCCAGAAGGGTTCTGAAGACGCTCTCAAGGAAAGCAATGTCGATTACGACTTGCCGGCCTTCATGCGTATGAATGACTTGTTCTAA
- a CDS encoding MoxR family ATPase, with translation MIVSIYIIGMVKKLIESLNSVLLGKQEQVEMLVMALLADGHVLIEDVPGTGKTTIAKALAAAIGADFARIQFTPDLLPADVTGGAVFKANTGEFEIRKGPVFTQVLLADEINRASPRTQSSLLEAMEERQVSLEGERHALPKLFMVLATENPVEFHGVFPLPEAQMDRFLVRLSLGYPTAETELGILRAHRDGRPLDTLKAVTTPDEIIAVRNDVRKIHIDESLEMYVVSLVQATRTNPAVRLAASPRAGINLIKMAQACAYVAGRDFVNPDDIQHVFFPVMEHRVFAKDSNTPGASRQILEGILKQVRVPK, from the coding sequence ATGATTGTATCTATATATATTATAGGTATGGTCAAAAAGCTTATTGAATCTTTGAATAGTGTCCTGCTTGGAAAGCAGGAACAAGTGGAAATGCTTGTGATGGCGCTCCTCGCTGATGGTCATGTGCTGATTGAGGATGTGCCGGGGACGGGCAAGACGACGATTGCAAAGGCGCTTGCCGCCGCAATTGGGGCAGACTTTGCGCGTATCCAGTTTACGCCGGATTTGCTCCCCGCCGATGTGACGGGTGGTGCCGTGTTCAAGGCGAATACGGGTGAGTTTGAAATTCGCAAGGGACCTGTCTTTACGCAGGTGCTCCTAGCTGACGAAATCAACCGAGCATCTCCGCGAACGCAGAGCTCGCTTTTGGAAGCGATGGAAGAGCGCCAGGTCTCGCTGGAAGGTGAACGCCATGCGCTCCCGAAATTGTTCATGGTGCTTGCGACCGAGAATCCTGTGGAATTCCATGGCGTGTTCCCGCTCCCGGAAGCGCAAATGGACCGATTCTTGGTGCGTCTTTCACTTGGTTATCCGACGGCGGAAACAGAACTTGGCATTTTGCGTGCGCATCGCGATGGGAGGCCGCTTGATACGCTTAAGGCGGTAACGACTCCCGATGAAATTATTGCGGTGCGAAACGACGTCCGCAAGATTCACATTGACGAGTCGCTTGAAATGTACGTGGTTTCGCTGGTGCAGGCAACGCGTACGAATCCGGCGGTGCGCTTGGCGGCAAGCCCGCGTGCAGGTATCAACCTCATCAAGATGGCGCAAGCTTGTGCGTATGTGGCGGGCCGCGATTTCGTGAATCCCGATGACATCCAGCACGTGTTCTTCCCGGTGATGGAACATCGTGTGTTTGCAAAAGATTCGAACACGCCCGGCGCCTCCAGACAAATTCTCGAAGGCATCTTGAAACAGGTGCGAGTGCCGAAGTAA
- a CDS encoding DUF58 domain-containing protein, which translates to MSLFHFFINAIPRSPKRKGLLMRLYYVWQEGFTQVGHAAAALMLFSMFAGAVPGFWAAWVFCGLDFMYFLALVPCLFMTARKSKFKAGDISVRNVYEGETSTIDLHVTAEDKLNAVSLGCFRMDPSLKCEESTLVAIAAGEMAKLTCKIQTKKRGTFEIPKVSVIIPEINGALRYAANAGKAELLVFPRPVRVGSFPFLTSGASGAVFAPLLMPSLTRGMDFVGVREYREGDSLRDLHHKAFARYGKPFTKEFETERGAGAILVLDVTARSLRERSSVEMLIRLAAGVGLWLLERKALGRFFIGDDEIALVQGDSGVSFLEALARIPAASWLEARISKGPHNSRNVASAQKLWSPAARPLGPVLRMGLFATEDPLVHKQVILDAHLKASDESKTAISDDVLSVNAARLEYVFNERLHRERTISERPLGNSREAEVSL; encoded by the coding sequence ATGTCTCTCTTCCATTTCTTTATAAACGCTATTCCAAGAAGTCCCAAGCGCAAGGGACTCTTGATGCGTTTGTACTACGTTTGGCAAGAAGGCTTTACGCAGGTGGGGCATGCAGCGGCAGCGCTGATGTTGTTCTCAATGTTTGCGGGGGCGGTGCCTGGATTCTGGGCGGCGTGGGTGTTTTGCGGTTTGGATTTCATGTATTTCCTTGCTCTTGTACCATGCCTTTTTATGACCGCTCGCAAGAGCAAGTTCAAGGCGGGTGACATTTCTGTCCGGAATGTTTATGAGGGCGAAACGTCGACCATTGACTTGCACGTTACTGCCGAAGACAAGCTAAATGCGGTGTCGCTTGGATGCTTCCGTATGGATCCATCGCTCAAATGCGAAGAGTCTACGCTTGTGGCGATTGCTGCTGGCGAGATGGCAAAACTCACTTGCAAAATCCAGACGAAAAAACGCGGCACATTCGAAATCCCCAAAGTTTCTGTAATCATCCCGGAAATTAATGGCGCTTTACGTTATGCGGCAAATGCAGGGAAAGCGGAATTGCTCGTGTTCCCGCGTCCGGTGCGCGTGGGTTCATTCCCGTTTTTGACATCGGGCGCAAGCGGTGCTGTGTTTGCGCCACTATTGATGCCGAGTCTTACGCGCGGGATGGATTTTGTGGGTGTGCGTGAATACCGCGAGGGCGATTCCTTGCGCGATTTGCATCACAAGGCTTTTGCACGTTACGGCAAACCATTCACGAAAGAATTTGAGACGGAACGTGGCGCGGGTGCTATTCTCGTGCTGGATGTGACGGCACGTAGCTTGCGCGAAAGATCATCTGTTGAAATGCTGATTCGCTTGGCGGCTGGCGTTGGCTTGTGGCTTTTGGAACGCAAGGCACTTGGGCGATTCTTCATTGGCGATGATGAAATTGCGCTTGTGCAGGGGGATAGCGGCGTGAGCTTCTTGGAAGCGCTTGCGCGAATCCCGGCAGCGTCTTGGCTAGAGGCGCGCATTTCGAAAGGTCCGCACAATTCTCGGAATGTGGCTAGTGCGCAGAAACTTTGGTCGCCTGCGGCACGCCCGCTTGGCCCTGTGCTCCGTATGGGGCTTTTTGCGACTGAAGACCCGCTTGTGCATAAGCAAGTGATTTTGGATGCGCATTTAAAAGCGAGTGACGAATCGAAGACCGCAATTTCCGACGATGTTTTGTCGGTGAACGCGGCGCGTCTCGAATACGTTTTTAACGAACGTTTGCATCGTGAACGAACGATTTCCGAGCGTCCACTTGGAAATTCTCGTGAAGCGGAGGTTAGTCTATGA
- a CDS encoding transglutaminase family protein: MMNFREICKTFFFCIVSINLGVSSGLEILGFVFAALFVAIHVKQYLLSKSAMGQRKIPRYRKVFAYGAIVPCALWWVLTPSVEMGVSPYLVFIPAWYLLYLAWLQKRSLGNGGYEVFVVFNGVAALFMGLFQAPRASVISAVVALLLAVYAFGRPHVALYKRLLFVLLYASLCGSSYLGFKYWKSNRYYSGRWAEEYYVKNRVMGFDPVAALGSFSSNYNSKYNSEIVLRVWDTLAPTYLRAAAYEKYVAGIWKLPTKAEKKLYPARYRVDYAVFESEDSAAAAPNVKDVWVQATLNNFGFMFAPANVVGVASKNADSLDYYSTNIFAGANGTRSDWYYYVPDSAETLAIAAHSSADTSSAAFSMASDSSFLQIPSKEKSLLDTIATAMSLPSVHLDSDSTNLANRTLDPSQFAVQNLKTIESYFIRNFKYSYIVPGRTPNSKTDPIALFWKTKEGYCEYYATLATLILRHQGIPARYVTGFAHPEYVPGRPYVTFRRRHSHAWVEVYIDHKWYIFDPTPPLTEMTFAKSSWLSIKLEGVKGRFSYVMHLLKDGQWRRVVDSWQTASERIVSSPVLYIVLAALLLVFALLKFRGRRRQIGQQKVSKNAAQWIALLDDAEKRLARLGFVRALGETVSAFAKRVEQALNTMRTTEQTTKKASPKDSHFEQNLSIALKQLREYERNRWKAS, encoded by the coding sequence ATGATGAACTTCCGTGAAATTTGCAAGACGTTTTTCTTCTGCATCGTTTCTATTAATTTGGGCGTTTCAAGCGGTCTTGAAATTCTTGGATTTGTTTTTGCGGCCCTGTTTGTTGCGATTCACGTTAAGCAATATTTGCTTTCGAAGTCCGCGATGGGCCAAAGAAAAATCCCGCGTTACAGAAAAGTTTTCGCATACGGTGCGATTGTTCCTTGTGCGTTGTGGTGGGTGCTCACGCCGAGCGTTGAAATGGGCGTCTCGCCGTACTTGGTCTTTATTCCGGCTTGGTACTTACTTTATTTGGCGTGGCTTCAAAAACGGAGTCTCGGAAATGGCGGTTACGAAGTCTTTGTTGTGTTCAATGGCGTTGCCGCACTTTTCATGGGGCTGTTCCAAGCGCCTCGCGCAAGCGTCATCAGTGCCGTTGTGGCGCTATTGCTTGCTGTATATGCGTTTGGCCGTCCGCACGTTGCTCTTTACAAGCGGCTGCTTTTCGTTTTACTTTATGCGAGTCTGTGCGGCTCGTCGTATCTCGGATTTAAATATTGGAAGAGCAATCGCTATTACAGTGGCCGTTGGGCCGAAGAGTATTACGTGAAAAATCGCGTGATGGGATTTGATCCCGTGGCTGCTTTGGGCTCCTTCTCCAGTAATTACAATTCCAAGTATAATAGCGAAATTGTCCTCCGTGTTTGGGATACGCTTGCACCCACGTATCTGCGTGCTGCCGCCTATGAAAAGTATGTGGCTGGCATTTGGAAACTCCCTACGAAGGCCGAAAAGAAACTTTATCCAGCGCGTTATCGCGTAGATTATGCCGTTTTTGAATCCGAAGATTCCGCGGCGGCAGCGCCAAACGTCAAAGATGTTTGGGTGCAAGCGACACTGAACAATTTCGGCTTTATGTTTGCGCCTGCGAATGTTGTGGGCGTGGCGAGCAAAAATGCGGACTCCCTGGATTACTATTCGACGAACATTTTTGCGGGAGCGAACGGAACTCGTAGCGATTGGTATTATTACGTGCCTGATTCTGCGGAGACTCTTGCGATTGCGGCGCATTCATCGGCGGACACGTCATCGGCGGCATTTTCGATGGCATCTGATAGCTCTTTTTTGCAAATCCCGAGCAAAGAAAAATCGCTTCTAGATACAATTGCCACTGCGATGTCGCTCCCGTCCGTGCATCTCGATTCAGATTCGACGAATCTCGCAAACAGAACTCTTGACCCCTCGCAATTTGCGGTTCAAAATCTAAAGACTATAGAATCCTATTTTATCCGTAATTTCAAATATTCGTATATCGTTCCCGGTCGAACTCCAAATTCTAAAACCGACCCCATTGCTCTTTTCTGGAAAACAAAGGAAGGTTACTGCGAGTACTACGCCACGCTTGCAACACTCATCTTGCGTCATCAGGGAATCCCAGCTCGCTATGTGACCGGCTTTGCTCACCCCGAGTACGTTCCTGGTCGCCCGTATGTAACTTTCCGTCGCCGTCATAGCCATGCCTGGGTCGAAGTCTACATTGACCATAAATGGTACATTTTTGACCCGACTCCGCCTTTGACCGAAATGACTTTTGCAAAATCCTCTTGGCTTTCGATAAAGCTTGAAGGTGTGAAGGGCCGCTTCTCTTACGTGATGCATTTGCTCAAGGATGGTCAGTGGCGTCGTGTTGTCGATAGCTGGCAAACCGCTTCGGAGCGCATCGTTTCTAGCCCTGTGCTCTATATCGTACTTGCCGCTTTGCTCCTTGTTTTTGCGTTACTGAAGTTCCGTGGGCGCCGTCGCCAAATTGGCCAACAAAAGGTCTCAAAAAATGCCGCCCAATGGATTGCGCTCCTTGATGATGCGGAAAAACGACTTGCCCGCTTAGGCTTTGTTCGTGCTCTCGGCGAGACGGTATCCGCTTTTGCCAAACGAGTGGAACAGGCTTTAAATACTATGCGAACGACTGAGCAAACAACAAAAAAGGCGAGCCCCAAGGACTCGCACTTTGAACAAAATTTGTCTATCGCTTTAAAGCAGTTGCGTGAATACGAACGCAACCGCTGGAAGGCAAGTTAG
- a CDS encoding sialate O-acetylesterase, which produces MKVSRFVGLFFGLGLAVSAHAAPDPNFHIYLAFGQSNMEGQGDVGSQDKTVDERFQVLWAANNGSCSGKTKGKWATAVPPLAHCQGAKLGPTDYFGRTMVEKTDSKIKVGVIVVAVAGCSIQLFDKDGYANYARSQQSWMTQRINEYGGNPYGRLIEMAKKAQEDGVIKGIIFHQGETDAGDGQWPSKVKKVYDNIIKDLGLGNDVPFLAGEVLRSGSSKGANNNIAKLPQQSKNFYVVSSEGFNQALGDGQNVHFTSQEYRDFGKRYAEKMIEVLGDKIKPVAESSSSETPSSSSVESSSSVEESSSSVESSSSTTGGIVIPNAIYAVSVGKVHFEGDFLQMPVSMAHSGIVSIRLYSVLGTEVANVNRMLSAGTSNVLISRKKVPAGIYMMSVVTASSYITKRIDLSK; this is translated from the coding sequence ATGAAAGTCTCGCGTTTCGTGGGCTTGTTTTTCGGTTTGGGGCTTGCCGTGTCGGCTCATGCTGCCCCAGACCCAAATTTCCACATTTATCTTGCTTTTGGCCAGTCCAATATGGAGGGCCAGGGGGACGTCGGTAGTCAGGATAAGACCGTTGACGAACGTTTCCAGGTGCTCTGGGCGGCAAATAATGGTTCTTGTTCAGGGAAAACCAAGGGAAAATGGGCTACGGCAGTGCCTCCGTTGGCGCATTGTCAGGGCGCAAAACTTGGACCTACGGACTATTTTGGCCGCACGATGGTCGAAAAGACGGATTCTAAAATTAAGGTGGGTGTTATCGTCGTGGCTGTTGCCGGGTGCAGTATCCAACTGTTCGACAAGGATGGCTATGCCAATTATGCTAGGTCCCAGCAGAGCTGGATGACGCAGCGCATTAATGAATATGGTGGAAATCCTTACGGTCGCTTGATTGAAATGGCTAAGAAGGCTCAAGAAGATGGTGTCATCAAGGGGATCATCTTCCACCAGGGTGAAACGGATGCTGGTGACGGTCAATGGCCCTCCAAGGTCAAAAAGGTTTACGATAACATTATTAAGGATTTGGGTCTTGGCAATGATGTGCCGTTCCTTGCGGGCGAAGTGTTGCGTAGCGGCTCTAGCAAGGGCGCGAACAACAATATCGCTAAACTCCCGCAACAGTCAAAAAACTTTTATGTAGTTTCATCCGAAGGATTTAATCAGGCTCTTGGCGATGGACAGAATGTCCACTTTACCTCGCAGGAATACCGCGATTTTGGCAAGCGCTATGCCGAAAAGATGATTGAGGTTCTTGGTGATAAGATCAAGCCTGTCGCCGAATCGAGCAGTAGCGAAACGCCATCGAGTTCTTCTGTAGAATCAAGCTCGTCTGTTGAGGAAAGTTCGTCGAGTGTTGAATCCTCTAGCTCTACGACGGGTGGAATCGTTATACCGAATGCGATTTACGCGGTCAGTGTGGGCAAGGTGCATTTTGAGGGAGACTTTTTGCAGATGCCTGTATCGATGGCCCACTCGGGTATCGTGAGCATCCGCCTTTATTCTGTGCTAGGGACGGAAGTGGCGAATGTGAATCGTATGTTGTCTGCAGGAACGAGTAACGTCTTGATTTCTCGTAAGAAGGTCCCGGCGGGAATTTATATGATGAGTGTCGTGACGGCGTCGTCCTATATCACAAAACGAATAGATTTATCTAAATAA
- the tsaA gene encoding tRNA (N6-threonylcarbamoyladenosine(37)-N6)-methyltransferase TrmO — protein sequence MQELTFKIIARIKSDFREKFGIPRQSGLVQNLRSTIRFEPEFRNADALRGLEGFSHLWIMWIFSENIRSTWSPTVRPPRLGGNKRLGVFATRSSFRPNPVALSCVKIETINLDGTEGPEIVVSGADLMDGTPIVDIKPYLPYTDAHPEAIGGFADAVKQNKVHVKNPEVLTKLSADKRTALIEVLEQDPRPAYQNDPERVYGFNFAEFEVKFKVAGDELEVVSIK from the coding sequence ATGCAAGAACTGACGTTTAAAATCATTGCGCGTATCAAGAGCGATTTTCGCGAGAAGTTTGGCATTCCGCGACAGAGCGGGCTTGTACAGAACTTGCGTTCGACCATACGCTTTGAGCCGGAATTTCGCAATGCGGATGCACTCCGCGGTCTTGAGGGTTTTAGCCACTTGTGGATTATGTGGATTTTCTCGGAGAATATTCGCAGCACGTGGAGCCCGACCGTGCGACCGCCAAGACTCGGCGGGAATAAGCGTCTCGGCGTTTTTGCCACGCGTTCAAGTTTCCGCCCGAACCCGGTCGCGCTCTCTTGCGTGAAGATTGAAACCATCAACCTCGACGGTACTGAAGGCCCGGAAATTGTCGTAAGCGGCGCAGACCTCATGGATGGCACCCCGATTGTAGACATCAAGCCTTACCTCCCTTACACGGATGCGCACCCCGAAGCGATTGGCGGTTTTGCAGACGCCGTGAAGCAGAACAAAGTACACGTCAAAAATCCTGAAGTACTAACAAAGCTGAGTGCAGACAAACGCACCGCACTTATCGAAGTCTTGGAACAGGACCCGCGCCCTGCTTACCAGAACGATCCCGAGCGCGTTTACGGATTCAATTTCGCCGAATTCGAAGTCAAGTTCAAAGTCGCAGGCGACGAGTTGGAAGTTGTGAGCATAAAGTAA